A genomic segment from Leptospira congkakensis encodes:
- a CDS encoding LemA family protein, which translates to MTRMFRTVFLVSLMATLLTNCGYNRIQELDEEVTASWAEVLNQYKRRSDLVPNLVSAVKGFANQEKEIMTGIAEARAKIGSIQATPELVNNPESLKKFDQAQGQLGSALSRLLMIQENYPQLKSDQHFSDLMAQLEGTENRITVARNRFIKSTKEFNVYIRQFPAVLTAKAFGYDAKATFTVEDEKAIENAPKVEF; encoded by the coding sequence ATGACAAGAATGTTTCGAACCGTTTTTCTGGTTTCCTTAATGGCAACCTTATTAACCAACTGCGGTTATAACCGCATCCAAGAGTTGGATGAAGAAGTAACTGCTTCTTGGGCAGAAGTTCTCAACCAATACAAAAGAAGATCTGATTTAGTTCCGAATTTGGTTTCCGCCGTAAAAGGATTTGCCAACCAAGAAAAAGAAATTATGACAGGAATTGCAGAAGCGCGTGCTAAAATTGGATCCATCCAAGCAACTCCAGAACTTGTGAACAACCCAGAGAGTTTGAAAAAATTTGACCAAGCACAAGGACAATTGGGTTCTGCGTTATCAAGACTCTTAATGATCCAAGAAAACTACCCACAATTGAAATCTGACCAACATTTTTCTGATTTGATGGCACAGTTGGAAGGAACTGAAAATAGAATCACTGTTGCTAGAAACCGATTCATCAAATCAACAAAAGAATTCAATGTGTACATCCGTCAGTTCCCTGCGGTTCTAACAGCAAAAGCTTTTGGTTACGATGCAAAAGCAACCTTTACTGTAGAAGATGAAAAAGCCATTGAGAATGCTCCGAAAGTAGAATTCTAA